The following coding sequences are from one Aethina tumida isolate Nest 87 chromosome 2, icAetTumi1.1, whole genome shotgun sequence window:
- the LOC109601336 gene encoding vacuolar protein sorting-associated protein 53 homolog, with product MDISAIEDELVDEDNQEMFINFPPEVQKAIEEVLPSKDPLDEPDFNSIDYINSLFPTEQSLSNIDEVVVRMENKISGIDTEISTVVRGQIDASKDGRQALDEAQRVIKQLFVHIKEIKERAEKSEEMVREITRDIKQLDCAKRNLTLAITTLNHLHMLVGGVDTLKNLTQKRLYGEIALPLQAISEVMTHFENYSDIPQIKSLSDQVKSIHVELAQQITHDFKEAFSNNKQIIPNKQLGQACLVVSILEPKVKRDLLKWFVNLQLQEYNHLFQETEDTAWLDKIDKRYAWIKRHLLEFEDRLGTMFPQNWEVSERIAVQFCHNTREELAKLMAKRKNEIDVKLLLFAIQKTAAFENLLARRFTGVTITEGQESKPKIESSKELTNASINDIEDTPFHNIIGQCFIPHLDIYIESVDRNLADLIERFVLDEKQSQPTEATDTQAAILPSCPDLFVFYKKSMIQCTQFDRGQSILNLTKTFQKYLHEYSDKLLLNNLPKIESQTLGSSVQNLTRDFQKISTSGLIQNFSSLLKEGEIIRFTKDEQARVCCILTTAEYCLETTQQLGEKLKEKIEPSLADQVDLSKEQDNFHKVISNCIQILVQDLENACEPALTAMSKIQWQNVDTVGDQSPYITAITGHLKSTVPTIRDNLAHSRKYFTQFCVKFVNSFIPKFIQSIYKCKPINTEGAEQLLLDTHMLKTVLLNLPSIASSINRQAPATYTKVVTKGMTKAEMILKVVMTPISPPSSFVDQYKKLLPDCQVTEFTKILEMKSVKRQEQAALLDIFKSFQNRT from the exons atggaTATTTCAGCTATTGAAGACGAGCTCGTCGACGAAGATAATCAAGAAATGTTTATCAATTTCCCTCCTGAAGTTCAAAAAGCTATAGAAGAG gtatTACCAAGTAAAGATCCATTAGACGAGCCCGATTTCAATAGTATAGATTATATCAATTCGCTCTTTCCCACTGAGCAATCTTTGTCTAACATTGATGAAGTGGTAGTCcgaatggaaaataaaattagtggaATTGACACAGAGATCAGCACTGTAGTTAGAGGACAAATAGATGCCAGCAAAGACGGCCGTCAAGCCCTTGATGAAGCGCAAAGAGtaatcaaacaattatttgttcATATTAAAGAAATCAAAGAACGTGCTGAGAAGTCAGAAGAAATG GTTAGAGAGATAACAAGGGATATAAAACAACTAGACTGTGCAAAAAGAAACCTCACACTGGCAATAACCACATTGAACCACCTGCACATGTTGGTGGGTGGGGTGGACACACTCAAAAACTTGACTCAAAAAAGACTGTATGGAGAGATTGCGTTACCACTGCAGGCCATAAGTGAAGTAATGACCCACTTTGAGAACTACTCAGACATTCCACAAATCAAAAGTCTAAGTGATCAAGTCAAGTCCATACATGTGGAGCTGGCACAACAAATTACCCATGACTTCAAAGAAGCTTTTTCCAATAACAAACAGATCATTCCAAATAAACAGTTGGGCCAAGCTTGCCTGGTTGTTTCCATTTTAGAACCCAAGGTCAAAAGAGATTTACTGAAGTGGTTTGTCAATTTGCAGTTGCAGGAATACAACCATCTGTTCCAAGAGACTGAAGACACAGCCTGGTTGGATAAAATTGATAAGAGGTATGCCTGGATCAAAAGGCATCTCCTGGAGTTTGAGGATAGATTAG gtaCCATGTTTCCACAGAACTGGGAGGTGTCAGAGAGAATAGCTGTACAGTTCTGCCATAACACCAGAGAAGAACTGGCTAAATTGATGGCAAAAAGAAAGAATGAAAttgatgttaaattattgttgtttgccATACAAAAAACGGCGGCCTTTGAAAACCTTTTAGCCAGAAGATTTACAGGTGTGACAATAACTGAAGGTCAAGAAAGTAAGCCCAAAATTGAAAGTAGTAAAGAACTGACTAATGCTAGTATTAATGATATTGAAGACACGccatttcataatattatagGACAATGTTTTATACctcatttagatatttatattgaaagtgTGGATAGGAATCTAGCAGATCTAATAGAaag GTTTGTTCTGGATGAGAAGCAGTCACAACCCACAGAGGCAACAGACACCCAAGCAGCCATTTTACCAAGCTGTCCagacttatttgttttttataagaagAGTATGATTCAATGCACTCAATTTGACAGAGGCCAATCAATTCTAAACCTCACAAAGACATTCCAGAAGTACTTACACGAGTATTCCGACAAGTTATTGTTGAATAATTTGCCGAAAATCGAATCGCAAACTTTAGGAAGTAGCGTTCAAAATTTAACCAGAGATTTCCAAAAGATTTCAACCTCTGGCTTGATACAAAACTTCTCATCTCTGTTAAAAGAAGGGGAAATTATAAGGTTTACCAAGGATGAACAGGCAAGGGTGTGTTGCATTTTAACCACTGCTGAGTATTGTTTGGAGACTACTCAACAGCTTGGAGAGAAACTGAAGGAAAAAATCGAACCCTCATTAGCTGATCAGGTTGATTTGTCAAAAGAACAGGACAATTTCCACAA agttatttcaaattgtattcaaatattagtTCAAGATCTGGAGAATGCCTGTGAACCAGCTCTTACAGCAATGAGCAAG ATACAATGGCAAAATGTGGACACAGTAGGTGATCAAAGTCCTTACATAACAGCAATAACAGGTCACCTAAAAAGCACAGTCCCAACAATCAGGGACAACTTGGCACATTCGCGCAAGTATTTCACTCAGTTTTGCGTAAAATTCGTAAATTCATTCATACCTAAATTCATACAAAGCATCTATAAATGCAAACCAATTAACACAGAAGGTGCGGAACAGTTGTTGCTGGACACGCACATGCTTAAAACTGTTTTGTTGAATTTACCTTCGATAGCATCGTCGATTAATAGACAGGCGCCAGCCACTTACACGAAAGTCGTCACCAAAGGCATGACCAAGGCTGAAATGATCTTGAAAGTGGTGATGACGCCGATTTCGCCTCCGTCCTCGTTTGTGGATCagtataaaaaacttttaccgGACTGCCAAGTCACcgaatttactaaaatactgGAGATGAAGAGCGTCAAAAGGCAGGAGCAGGCCGCacttttggatatttttaagTCGTTTCAGAATCGAacgtaa
- the LOC109601338 gene encoding oxysterol-binding protein-related protein 11 isoform X1: protein MTHNKLVESVMDLHTKQRQIAGQLYKYTNVMKGWQYRYFRVDGNAGLLHYYLCGEGEKPEGNVPRGSVHLAGAVICPSEEDSKTFTVNCALGHMLKLRAADARARQEWVNGLRAVAESHTKTISANSPPLPPREHLAVMDALGCARAQLQQAEQSDLALCRSIDSSGNKYYLDQNLLLLKATSAATLHCLTQCLNILQRNQHAQQARTGHKPLGRLLPRRKVKKRCCVRCSF from the exons ATGACTCACAATAAGCTTGTTGAG TCGGTGATGGATTTGCACACGAAACAGAGGCAAATCGCTGGACAACTGTACAAGTACACCAATGTCATGAAAGGCTGGCAGTATCGTTACTTCAGAGTGGACGGAAATGCGGGGCTGCTCCACTACTATCTATGCGGTGAGGGTGAGAAACCGGAGGGCAACGTGCCGAGGGGTTCAGTGCATCTGGCCGGCGCCGTGATATGTCCCAGCGAGGAGGACTCGAAGACCTTCACCGTGAATTGTGCGCTGGGGCACATGCTGAAGCTGAGGGCTGCTGATGCTAGGGCCAGGCAGGAGTGGGTCAATGGTTTGAGGGCAGTTGCCGAGTCACATACCAAG ACAATAAGTGCCAATAGCCCTCCGCTCCCGCCTCGCGAGCATCTGGCCGTGATGGACGCACTGGGTTGTGCTAGGGCGCAGCTTCAGCAGGCGGAGCAGAGCGATCTGGCGCTGTGCCGTTCGATCGACTCGTCAGGCAACAAGTACTACCTCGACCAGAATTTGCTTTTGCTAAAGGCCACCTCAGCTGCCACGTTGCATTGCCTGACGCAGTGCCTGAACATCCTGCAGAGAAACCAACATGCGCAGCAGGCGCGCACAGG GCATAAACCTCTTGGTAGACTTCTGCCCAGAAGAAAGGTGAAGAAAAGGTGTTGTGTAAGGTGCAGCTTCTAA
- the LOC109601338 gene encoding oxysterol-binding protein-related protein 11 isoform X2 yields MSESVMDLHTKQRQIAGQLYKYTNVMKGWQYRYFRVDGNAGLLHYYLCGEGEKPEGNVPRGSVHLAGAVICPSEEDSKTFTVNCALGHMLKLRAADARARQEWVNGLRAVAESHTKTISANSPPLPPREHLAVMDALGCARAQLQQAEQSDLALCRSIDSSGNKYYLDQNLLLLKATSAATLHCLTQCLNILQRNQHAQQARTGHKPLGRLLPRRKVKKRCCVRCSF; encoded by the exons atgagTGAG TCGGTGATGGATTTGCACACGAAACAGAGGCAAATCGCTGGACAACTGTACAAGTACACCAATGTCATGAAAGGCTGGCAGTATCGTTACTTCAGAGTGGACGGAAATGCGGGGCTGCTCCACTACTATCTATGCGGTGAGGGTGAGAAACCGGAGGGCAACGTGCCGAGGGGTTCAGTGCATCTGGCCGGCGCCGTGATATGTCCCAGCGAGGAGGACTCGAAGACCTTCACCGTGAATTGTGCGCTGGGGCACATGCTGAAGCTGAGGGCTGCTGATGCTAGGGCCAGGCAGGAGTGGGTCAATGGTTTGAGGGCAGTTGCCGAGTCACATACCAAG ACAATAAGTGCCAATAGCCCTCCGCTCCCGCCTCGCGAGCATCTGGCCGTGATGGACGCACTGGGTTGTGCTAGGGCGCAGCTTCAGCAGGCGGAGCAGAGCGATCTGGCGCTGTGCCGTTCGATCGACTCGTCAGGCAACAAGTACTACCTCGACCAGAATTTGCTTTTGCTAAAGGCCACCTCAGCTGCCACGTTGCATTGCCTGACGCAGTGCCTGAACATCCTGCAGAGAAACCAACATGCGCAGCAGGCGCGCACAGG GCATAAACCTCTTGGTAGACTTCTGCCCAGAAGAAAGGTGAAGAAAAGGTGTTGTGTAAGGTGCAGCTTCTAA
- the LOC109601339 gene encoding U1 small nuclear ribonucleoprotein A — MDIRPNNTIYINNLNEKVKKEELKKSLYAIFSQFGQILDIVALKTLKMRGQAFVIFKEIQSSTNALRSMQGFPFYDKPMRIQYAKQDSDVISKMKGTFQERPKKIRPPPSKDDDAPKKKKKNKDPNRIPGGNNAEQPPNQILFLTNLPDETSEMMLSMLFNQFPGFKEVRLVPNRHDIAFVEFENETQSAVAKESLQGFKITPTHAMKVSFAKK; from the exons ATGGATATCCGACCAAACAACACGATCTACATCAACAATCTCAACGAAAAAGTGAAAAAGGAGGAGCTGAAGAAGTCCCTCTATGCAATCTTTTCACAGTTCGGCCAAATTCTCGATATTGTTGCGCTGAAAACGTTGAAAATGAGGGGGCAAGCCTTCGTCATATTCAAGGAGATTCAGAGTTCGACCAACGCTTTGAGATCGATGCAAGGTTTTCCGTTCTATGATAAACCGATG AGAATCCAATATGCAAAACAGGATTCAGATGTAATTTCCAAGATGAAGGGTACATTCCAAGAGCGACCTAAAAAGATTAGGCCTCCGCCTTCGAAGGACGACGATGCAcccaaaaagaaaaagaagaacaAGGACCCCAACAGAATTCCTGGTGGCAACAATGCTGAGCAACCACCCAACCAAATTTTGTTCCTTACTAACTTACCTGATGAGACTAGTGAAATGATGTTGTCCATGTTGTTCAACCA gTTCCCTGGTTTCAAAGAAGTTCGTTTGGTTCCTAACAGGCATGATATTGCTTTTGTAGAGTTTGAGAATGAAACGCAGTCTGCTGTTGCAAAGGAATCTTTGCaaggatttaaaattacacCAACTCATGCCATGAAAGTATCATTTGCTaagaagtaa
- the LOC109601338 gene encoding oxysterol-binding protein-related protein 11 isoform X3: MDLHTKQRQIAGQLYKYTNVMKGWQYRYFRVDGNAGLLHYYLCGEGEKPEGNVPRGSVHLAGAVICPSEEDSKTFTVNCALGHMLKLRAADARARQEWVNGLRAVAESHTKTISANSPPLPPREHLAVMDALGCARAQLQQAEQSDLALCRSIDSSGNKYYLDQNLLLLKATSAATLHCLTQCLNILQRNQHAQQARTGHKPLGRLLPRRKVKKRCCVRCSF, from the exons ATGGATTTGCACACGAAACAGAGGCAAATCGCTGGACAACTGTACAAGTACACCAATGTCATGAAAGGCTGGCAGTATCGTTACTTCAGAGTGGACGGAAATGCGGGGCTGCTCCACTACTATCTATGCGGTGAGGGTGAGAAACCGGAGGGCAACGTGCCGAGGGGTTCAGTGCATCTGGCCGGCGCCGTGATATGTCCCAGCGAGGAGGACTCGAAGACCTTCACCGTGAATTGTGCGCTGGGGCACATGCTGAAGCTGAGGGCTGCTGATGCTAGGGCCAGGCAGGAGTGGGTCAATGGTTTGAGGGCAGTTGCCGAGTCACATACCAAG ACAATAAGTGCCAATAGCCCTCCGCTCCCGCCTCGCGAGCATCTGGCCGTGATGGACGCACTGGGTTGTGCTAGGGCGCAGCTTCAGCAGGCGGAGCAGAGCGATCTGGCGCTGTGCCGTTCGATCGACTCGTCAGGCAACAAGTACTACCTCGACCAGAATTTGCTTTTGCTAAAGGCCACCTCAGCTGCCACGTTGCATTGCCTGACGCAGTGCCTGAACATCCTGCAGAGAAACCAACATGCGCAGCAGGCGCGCACAGG GCATAAACCTCTTGGTAGACTTCTGCCCAGAAGAAAGGTGAAGAAAAGGTGTTGTGTAAGGTGCAGCTTCTAA